A window from Vulpes lagopus strain Blue_001 chromosome 23, ASM1834538v1, whole genome shotgun sequence encodes these proteins:
- the CCDC24 gene encoding coiled-coil domain-containing protein 24 isoform X1 has translation MLRDSPSLWELVEEHVPLPERPEVKRLLGETTVDLSLELRAEVVTLQALLREARASRASGSRPTSEPSSLLAPPPLLRDLVRQELRQLLLSLRQKAIREGRDQTQAWVQYSPRVLRFALEEPRCDLLEQKIQMRSEPSGQRDLSVIKDQLNVSSIDQVAGHLRSLLEEECHTLERMVPILQRCLEEEYTGAPQPSEATLEPTLAELKEQKAAMQQELQAPLRPPCASSSRRQQPMGSSSWGLGPMPRLHGASGAWAGPLQCCRPAPPPGRHPQPRGLATACRWGRQLQCGPWTKPASAPVSSAAAQAPT, from the exons ATGCTCCGGGACTCCCCGTCGCTGTGGGAGCTGGTGGAGGAGCACGTTCCGCTCCCGGAGCGGCCCGAAGTGAAGAGGCTTCTGGGGGAGACGACGGTGGACCTGAGCCTGGAGCTGCGGGCAGAG GTGGTGACGCTACAGGCCCTGCTCCGGGAGGCTCGAGCCTCCCGAGCCTCGGGCTCCCGCCCCACCTCTGAGCCCTCCTCGCTTCTGGCACCGCCGCCCCTCCTAAGAGACCTCGTGCGCCAGGAGCTGAGGCAGCTGCTCCTGAGTCTCCGCCAGAAGGCCATCCGCGAGGGCAG GGACCAGACCCAGGCTTGGGTCCAGTACAGCCCCAGAGTCCTGCGCTTTGCCTTGGAGGAGCCTAGGTGTGATTTGctagaacagaaaatccagatgAGGAGTGAACCCAG CGGTCAGAGGGACCTCAGCGTCATCAAGGACCAGCTGAACGTGTCCAGCATTGACCAGGTTGCTGGACACCTGCG GagcctcctggaggaggagtGTCACACCTTGGAGAGGATGGTCCCCATCCTGCAG CGCTGCCTGGAAGAGGAGTATACAGGGGCACCCCAGCCCTCTGAGGCAACCCTAGAGCCCACCCTGGCAG AGCTAAAGGAACAGAAGGCAGCCATGCAACAGGAGCTGCAGGCACCTCTGAGGCCCCCCTGTGCCTCCTCCAGCCGTAG GCAGCAGCCCATGGGGTCCTCCAGCTGGGGTCTCGGGCCCATGCCTCGCCTCCATGGAGCTTCAGGAGCTTGGGCTGGGCCTCTCCAGTGCTGCCGGCCCGCTCCTCCTCCGGGGCGCCACCCCCAACCCCGAGGCCTGGCCACTGCCTGCCGCTGGGGACGGCAGCTTCAGTGCGGCCCGTGGACAAAGCCAGCTTCTGCTCCAGTGTCCAGCGCAGCAGCCCAGGCCCCCACCTGA
- the CCDC24 gene encoding coiled-coil domain-containing protein 24 isoform X2, whose translation MLTSSASSGQRDLSVIKDQLNVSSIDQVAGHLRSLLEEECHTLERMVPILQRCLEEEYTGAPQPSEATLEPTLAELKEQKAAMQQELQAPLRPPCASSSRRQQPMGSSSWGLGPMPRLHGASGAWAGPLQCCRPAPPPGRHPQPRGLATACRWGRQLQCGPWTKPASAPVSSAAAQAPT comes from the exons ATGTTGACCTCCTCTGCCAGCAGCGGTCAGAGGGACCTCAGCGTCATCAAGGACCAGCTGAACGTGTCCAGCATTGACCAGGTTGCTGGACACCTGCG GagcctcctggaggaggagtGTCACACCTTGGAGAGGATGGTCCCCATCCTGCAG CGCTGCCTGGAAGAGGAGTATACAGGGGCACCCCAGCCCTCTGAGGCAACCCTAGAGCCCACCCTGGCAG AGCTAAAGGAACAGAAGGCAGCCATGCAACAGGAGCTGCAGGCACCTCTGAGGCCCCCCTGTGCCTCCTCCAGCCGTAG GCAGCAGCCCATGGGGTCCTCCAGCTGGGGTCTCGGGCCCATGCCTCGCCTCCATGGAGCTTCAGGAGCTTGGGCTGGGCCTCTCCAGTGCTGCCGGCCCGCTCCTCCTCCGGGGCGCCACCCCCAACCCCGAGGCCTGGCCACTGCCTGCCGCTGGGGACGGCAGCTTCAGTGCGGCCCGTGGACAAAGCCAGCTTCTGCTCCAGTGTCCAGCGCAGCAGCCCAGGCCCCCACCTGA